The genomic DNA GCCGGCTGCGGGAGCAGCCGGCGGCCGTGGTGCGGGAGAACCCCTAGAAGAGGCGGTCGAGCAGGTCACCACCGTCCGACTCGCCGTCGTCCGCGGGGGACGCTGGGTCGTCGGGTGTGGTGGCGGCCTCGTCAGGTGTGGTGGCCTCGTCGGGTGTGGCGGCCTCGTCGGGTGTGGCGGCGTCGCCGCTCACGTCCTGACCTCCGAGGGGCAGGTCGAGCACGCCGTCGACTGGCTCGGTGACGGTGTCGATGACGTCGGTGTCGATGACCTCGGTGTCGACGACGTCGAGGTCGACGTCGTCGAGCAGGTCGCCGCTGGGATCCGGGGCGGTCCCGACACCCAGCAGGTTAAGGGCACCCTCCACCACGTCGACCGAGTTGGTCGACACGTCGGTCAACTCGGTGACGTCCAGGAGGCGAACGAGGAACGACGCCATCTGGTCGCGGCGCACCGACTGGTCGGGCGCGTAGGTGGTCGCGGTCTGACCGGTGGTCAGCCCGAAGATCTCGAATGCGGCATCGATGTTCTGGCTGTGCACGTTGGTGGCGGCCACGTCGGAGAAGTAGCCGGTCTCGAGCGCCTCGAAGGTCGTGCCGAACAGGGTGTTGGCGGCACGCATGAGGAACGACGCCATCTGGTCACGGCGCACTTCCTCAGCCGGCGCGTAGCTCGTCGCCGTCTTGCCTTGCGTGATGCCCAGAGCCGCGAGCTGGTTGATCGCGTCCTCGTGAACGTTGCCGGAGATGTCGGTGAACCCCTGGTCCGACGGCGAGGGGATGTCGATGCCGCCGGCAGCCTCCAACGTGCGGACGATGAAGGACGCCATCTGGTCGCGACGCACCGCGTTGCGCGGTGAGTACGTGCTGCCGTCCTCGCTGCCGTGGGTGATCTCCTGGGCGAACGCACAGTCCACCGAGGCGAGATGCACCTCGGCGATCTGGTCACGGTCGGTGAAGGGCACCTCGGGCGCGGGTATGGAGCACACGTTCGCCGGGTCGATGACCCGGGGGTCGTCGGTGGCCTCCTGTGCCCCGATGGAATTGCCGAGCGGCAGCAACAGCAGCGTGGTCACGATGGTTGCGACCCCGGCGAGGAGCCACCAGGAGCGGGGGGTGGCGCGGAGCCTGGTGTACATGCCGCCCCCCATCTAGTTCGTCGCCTCGGCAGCGGGTACCCGGTCACGGTTGGTCAGGTCGTAGCCCCGGTGGGGCGTCGCCAGGTACGGGAACTCGGTCAGGAACGGCTTGTCGTTGCCGACCACGCCGTCGGTCAGCTCGTTGTTGGGGGAGACGTTGAAGTCGGGCGTGAACGGGGTGCCGCCGGCGACGGCGCGCAGCGAGATGTCCACGACGTCGTCGCCGGGACGGCGTCCGTTGGGGAAGCCGTCGTTCTCCCCGGCCAGCAGGCCGAGACGGTTGTTGGCGTTGAGGTTGGTGTTCGAGGGGTCGATGTCCATGTTCAGGCGCATCATCTCCGACGGACGGGAGAAGTTCGGCGACTGGTTGACGTCCTCGATGCCGGTGAGGAAGATCGACACGAGGTCCTCACGCGGTGCGGGCGGCACGTCAAGGCCGTAGACGGCGTTGATCTGGCCGGCCAGGATCGGGTCGGTGACCAGCGGGATCGGGCCCTCGGTCGACAGCGGGGGTGCGTCGAGCTGCGGGAAGACGTCGGCGTCGGCCGATGGCGGGATCGAGTTGAAGGCGTCCTTCACTCCCAGTGGGACGACGACCTCGTTGACCAGGGGCATCCCGAGGCGGGAGACCTGCACCCAGCGGCCGCGATGCACCGGAGCCGCGCTGGAGTTCTGCGCGAAGACCCGGACCTTGCGACGCTCCGCGGTGGAGTAGACGCCGATGACGGGGTCGTCGGCGGCGCCGCGCAACAGGGCCTTGGGCACCTGCACGCCGATCGTGTGGACGTTGTAGCCGGCGAAGGTGTCCCGGCCGTCCTCGGCGTCGCGCGGGGAGAGGGCGTGGGCGCCCTGGAACGGGCGCAGGGTGCCGATGTCGAAGATCGAGGCGATGTCGACGTAGAAGCCGTCGTCGCGCTGGCCGGCGAAGGCGCGGATGCCGTCACCGACGTCGTGGACGGCCTGCTGCGCGAGCTGCTCGTAGTTGGCGTCGTCGCCGGTGGTGATGGGCCCGACGTGCTCGGGCGGCAACGTCAGGTTGCTGCCGAGCTCGGTGCGCTGGCCGTCGCGGACCTCGAACACCGACATGGTCTGGCGGAAGTTGTAGGTGTCGTCGGACAGGTTCTCGATGGGCAGGGAGCCGCGACCTTCGAGGAAGGCGACGGGGTCGCCGTAGAG from Egibacteraceae bacterium includes the following:
- a CDS encoding S-layer homology domain-containing protein gives rise to the protein MYTRLRATPRSWWLLAGVATIVTTLLLLPLGNSIGAQEATDDPRVIDPANVCSIPAPEVPFTDRDQIAEVHLASVDCAFAQEITHGSEDGSTYSPRNAVRRDQMASFIVRTLEAAGGIDIPSPSDQGFTDISGNVHEDAINQLAALGITQGKTATSYAPAEEVRRDQMASFLMRAANTLFGTTFEALETGYFSDVAATNVHSQNIDAAFEIFGLTTGQTATTYAPDQSVRRDQMASFLVRLLDVTELTDVSTNSVDVVEGALNLLGVGTAPDPSGDLLDDVDLDVVDTEVIDTDVIDTVTEPVDGVLDLPLGGQDVSGDAATPDEAATPDEATTPDEAATTPDDPASPADDGESDGGDLLDRLF
- a CDS encoding DUF4331 domain-containing protein, which produces MSLSLSAARTRSVGALLALGLAVAVAMALLSTADASSHREAPLIMEDPVADNTDLYAFTSPDRPDTVTLLSNFVPFQEPGGGPNYFRFGEDVRYNIHIDNTGDANPDITYEFRFQNAIQNPNEYLYGDPVAFLEGRGSLPIENLSDDTYNFRQTMSVFEVRDGQRTELGSNLTLPPEHVGPITTGDDANYEQLAQQAVHDVGDGIRAFAGQRDDGFYVDIASIFDIGTLRPFQGAHALSPRDAEDGRDTFAGYNVHTIGVQVPKALLRGAADDPVIGVYSTAERRKVRVFAQNSSAAPVHRGRWVQVSRLGMPLVNEVVVPLGVKDAFNSIPPSADADVFPQLDAPPLSTEGPIPLVTDPILAGQINAVYGLDVPPAPREDLVSIFLTGIEDVNQSPNFSRPSEMMRLNMDIDPSNTNLNANNRLGLLAGENDGFPNGRRPGDDVVDISLRAVAGGTPFTPDFNVSPNNELTDGVVGNDKPFLTEFPYLATPHRGYDLTNRDRVPAAEATN